One stretch of Pseudoxanthomonas sp. Root65 DNA includes these proteins:
- a CDS encoding methylglyoxal synthase — translation MRLGLAANRLHHHTEDAALFRWLRASEPGIRELGLGLHVVGRTHDAIAAAGMLRGYAALKRYPYGRDGGLMKLVAEVVGLEGAERHLDGAIYFIDPVDPSSIFPEAIALKRQCVIHGKPFLSTVASARDWIEMERIHAGFAPDRGADRFHDLASQTLALIAHDAMKPQMLAFADTYFDVLSRFGHRMATGTTGQRLNELAWSRGWPQDTPWVERFQSGPLGGDAQIADRVLERRCQRVIFFEDPHVARQHEADIQLLERAVTTVTDEAVCTTSLTVAKRWCEAVTKRRLAVVGAT, via the coding sequence ATGCGCCTCGGTCTTGCCGCCAACCGCCTGCACCACCACACCGAGGACGCTGCGTTGTTCCGCTGGCTGCGTGCCAGCGAACCCGGTATACGCGAGCTGGGCCTGGGACTGCACGTGGTGGGCCGCACGCACGACGCCATTGCCGCGGCCGGCATGCTGCGCGGCTACGCGGCGCTGAAACGCTATCCCTACGGCCGCGATGGCGGACTGATGAAGCTGGTGGCGGAAGTCGTCGGCCTGGAAGGCGCCGAACGTCACCTCGACGGCGCGATCTATTTCATCGATCCCGTCGATCCGTCCTCGATCTTTCCCGAAGCCATCGCGCTGAAGCGGCAGTGCGTGATCCACGGCAAGCCGTTCCTGTCCACGGTGGCCTCGGCGCGCGACTGGATCGAGATGGAACGCATCCACGCCGGTTTCGCACCGGACCGCGGTGCGGACCGTTTCCATGACCTGGCATCGCAGACGCTGGCGCTGATCGCACACGATGCGATGAAACCGCAGATGCTCGCCTTCGCCGATACGTACTTCGATGTGCTGTCGCGCTTCGGCCACCGCATGGCCACCGGCACCACCGGCCAGCGTCTCAACGAACTGGCATGGAGCCGCGGCTGGCCGCAGGACACGCCGTGGGTGGAGCGCTTCCAGAGCGGCCCGCTCGGCGGCGACGCGCAGATCGCCGACCGCGTGCTGGAGCGCCGCTGCCAGCGGGTGATCTTCTTCGAGGACCCGCACGTCGCGCGCCAGCACGAGGCCGACATCCAGCTGCTGGAGCGCGCAGTGACCACCGTCACCGATGAAGCGGTGTGCACCACCTCGCTGACGGTAGCCAAGCGGTGGTGCGAGGCGGTGACGAAGCGCCGACTCGCTGTTGTGGGAGCGACGTAA
- a CDS encoding FAD-dependent oxidoreductase, translating into MSKKQVFQFLDLPRTMPQRIPLELRTGGDWGELYGRFGKEEAQYQAGRCLDCGNPYCSWKCPVHNAIPQWLQLLQENRIEEAAELCHSTNPLPEVCGRVCPQDRLCEGSCTLEEFGAVTIGAAEKYIVDTALANGWRPDLSDVQPTGKRVAVIGAGPAGLGCADRLARAGIQAVVYDRYEQIGGLLQFGIPSFKLDKSVIATRREVLEGMGVEFRLGVDVGRDVALAQLLDDYDAVFLGTGAYRYTDGGLPGQDLDGVLPALPFLVQNGRIVGGSDPWGRPIAGWEDKLALPDLHGKRVVVLGGGDTGMDCVRSAIRLGAAKVTCAYRRDEANMPGSAREVANAREEGVRFLFNRQPLAIVAGDDGRVAGVQVVETTLGEPDERGRQSAVPIEGSESLLDADVVIIAFGFSPSVPAWLAELGVEGTPNGRIVVGGGDRLAFQTTHPRLFAGGDAVRGADLVVTAVAEGRDAAGSIATLLLP; encoded by the coding sequence ATGAGCAAGAAGCAGGTATTCCAGTTCCTCGACCTGCCGCGGACCATGCCGCAGCGGATTCCGCTGGAACTGCGCACGGGCGGCGACTGGGGCGAGCTGTACGGCAGGTTCGGCAAGGAGGAAGCGCAGTACCAGGCCGGCCGTTGCCTGGACTGCGGCAATCCCTACTGCAGCTGGAAGTGCCCGGTGCACAACGCCATCCCGCAGTGGCTGCAGCTGCTGCAGGAGAACCGCATCGAGGAAGCCGCCGAGCTCTGCCATTCCACCAATCCGCTGCCCGAGGTCTGCGGTCGCGTGTGTCCGCAGGACCGTCTGTGCGAGGGCAGCTGCACGCTGGAGGAATTCGGCGCGGTCACCATCGGTGCGGCGGAGAAGTACATCGTCGACACCGCGCTGGCCAACGGCTGGCGACCCGACCTGAGCGACGTGCAGCCGACCGGCAAGCGGGTGGCGGTGATCGGCGCAGGACCGGCGGGCCTCGGTTGCGCGGATCGTCTGGCGCGCGCCGGCATCCAGGCGGTCGTGTATGACCGCTACGAACAGATCGGCGGCCTGCTGCAGTTCGGCATTCCCAGCTTCAAGCTCGACAAAAGCGTCATCGCCACCCGCCGCGAGGTGCTGGAGGGCATGGGCGTGGAGTTCCGCCTGGGCGTGGACGTCGGTCGCGACGTCGCCCTGGCGCAGTTGTTGGACGACTACGACGCCGTCTTCCTCGGCACCGGCGCCTATCGCTACACCGATGGCGGGCTGCCGGGCCAGGACCTGGACGGCGTGCTGCCTGCCCTGCCCTTCCTGGTGCAGAACGGCCGCATCGTCGGCGGCAGCGATCCGTGGGGTCGACCGATCGCCGGCTGGGAAGACAAGTTGGCCTTGCCCGACCTGCACGGCAAGCGCGTGGTCGTTCTGGGCGGTGGCGACACCGGCATGGACTGCGTGCGCAGTGCGATCCGCCTGGGCGCGGCGAAGGTCACCTGCGCGTATCGGCGCGACGAAGCCAACATGCCCGGTTCCGCGCGCGAAGTCGCCAATGCGCGCGAGGAAGGCGTGCGCTTCCTGTTCAACCGCCAGCCGCTCGCCATCGTGGCGGGCGACGACGGCCGCGTGGCCGGCGTGCAGGTGGTGGAAACGACGCTCGGCGAGCCGGATGAGCGCGGCCGCCAAAGCGCGGTGCCGATCGAAGGCAGCGAGTCGCTGCTGGACGCGGACGTGGTGATCATCGCGTTCGGCTTCTCGCCCAGCGTGCCTGCGTGGCTGGCCGAGCTCGGCGTGGAAGGTACGCCGAACGGCCGCATCGTGGTCGGTGGCGGCGACCGCCTCGCCTTCCAGACGACCCACCCCAGGCTGTTCGCCGGCGGCGACGCGGTGCGGGGTGCGGATCTCGTCGTCACCGCGGTGGCGGAAGGCCGCGACGCCGCGGGCAGCATCGCGACGCTGTTGTTGCCGTAG
- the gltB gene encoding glutamate synthase large subunit, giving the protein MAPRNRQGGFDHGLYDPNDERDACGFGMIAQLDDQPSRALVDTAIAALSRMTHRGGVAADGLTGDGCGLLIRKPDAFLRALASEAGIALGARFASGLVFLPHDDAQAAQCRATLEAELFRAGVAVKGWRVPPTNDSVCGQLAKDTLPRIEQLYVEADDGQKDEAFSLALFLARRRAEQQLRTAVSDFYVVTLSPHAIGYKGMVLPDKLAAFYPDLRRAELASSAVVFHQRFSTNTLPRWPLAHPFRLLAHNGEINTIEGNRRWAQARSKVWKTPWFDIGEFDPVISMHGSDSQSLDNMLELLVAGGMELIQALRILVPPATQSLEFKDADLAAFYEFYGLNTEPWDGPAGIVSMDARYAACTLDRNGLRPARWMLTSDRHFIVASEAGVWEVPAERVTRKGKLGPGEMMAIDLRRGDLLDSEAVDRINRGRAPYKQWLQQGVTYLQTELIDPSLVEEPFDEKTLRGYHKLFQLTSEEVEGVLRPLAETEQEATGSMGDDTPMAVLSRQTRPLYDYFRQAFAQVTNPPIDPLREDCVMSLTTQLGRETNIFHAGAETVNHVILNSPVLSQRKLRQLLKMPQYVEKNRLIDLSYSPEEGLKAGLERICREAEQAARDGDIMLLLSDRYPQPGRPMAHALLATGAVHHHLCRVGLRCDANLIVETGTARDPHHMACLIGVGATAVYPYLAYQTLFDLGRRGILQIKKGGEQAQIGRSYRKGVYKGLSKIISKMGICTISSYRGAQLFEIVGLDPDVVDLCFAETPSRIGGVGFERLDLEARQLDARAWNDRESPEVGGLLKYVHGGEYHMYNPDVVMTLQRATRTGDARDWQAYADAVNTRPPSALRDLLQLKKADTATPMDEVAGASDLLRRFDTAAISLGALSPEAHEALAIAMNRLGGRSNSGEGGEDPARYGTEKRSKIKQVASGRFGVTPEYLVNAEVLQIKVAQGAKPGEGGQLPGHKVNELIARLRYARPGIGLISPPPHHDIYSIEDLAQLIYDLKQVNPTALVSVKLVSHAGVGTIAAGVVKAGADLITISGHDGGTGASPVSSIRYAGVPWELGVAEAHHALVVNQLRDRTVLQTDGGLKTGLDVVKAALLGADSFGFGTGPMIVLGCKYLRICHLNNCATGVATQDERLRTQYFTGLPERVENFFRLLSEEVRQWLSYLGARSLDEIVGRTDLLQQIEAAPREGVNIDLSRLLKGAQVDNGSCAAQRLYESPDSLATQLDGLLAEPIRRKRGGDHRFLIHNTDRSIGTRLSGTIARVHGNHGMADAPITLRFRGTAGQSFGAFNAGGLQMELEGEANDYVGKGMAGGRLVVRPPRGARFEARNTPIIGNTCLYGATGGELFAAGRAGERFGVRNSGALAVIEGAGDHCCEYMTDGIVLVLGKVGLNFGAGFTGGLAYVLDLDRDFVDRYNHELIDIHRISPEGFESHRQHLHTLVSRHRELTGSIWAQQILDEFRDYVGKFWLVKPKAASIDSLTETLRRAA; this is encoded by the coding sequence ATGGCCCCTCGCAATCGCCAAGGCGGCTTCGACCACGGTCTGTACGACCCGAACGACGAGCGCGATGCCTGCGGCTTCGGCATGATCGCGCAACTCGACGATCAGCCCTCGCGTGCGCTGGTGGATACCGCCATCGCCGCGCTGTCGCGCATGACCCATCGTGGCGGCGTCGCCGCCGACGGGCTGACCGGCGACGGCTGCGGCCTGCTGATCCGCAAACCGGACGCTTTCCTGCGCGCGCTGGCGAGCGAAGCCGGCATCGCGCTGGGCGCGCGCTTCGCGTCCGGCCTGGTGTTCCTGCCGCACGACGACGCGCAGGCCGCACAGTGCCGCGCCACGCTGGAAGCCGAACTGTTCCGTGCCGGCGTGGCGGTGAAGGGCTGGCGCGTGCCGCCGACCAACGACAGCGTCTGCGGCCAGCTGGCGAAGGACACGCTGCCGCGCATCGAGCAGCTCTACGTCGAGGCCGACGACGGCCAGAAGGACGAAGCGTTCTCGCTGGCGCTGTTCCTCGCGCGCCGCCGCGCCGAACAGCAGCTGCGCACGGCCGTGTCCGATTTCTACGTGGTCACGCTGTCGCCGCATGCCATCGGCTACAAGGGCATGGTGCTGCCGGACAAGCTGGCCGCGTTCTACCCGGACCTGCGACGCGCGGAACTGGCCAGCAGCGCGGTGGTGTTCCACCAGCGCTTCTCCACCAACACGCTGCCGCGCTGGCCGCTGGCGCATCCGTTCCGCCTGCTGGCGCACAACGGCGAGATCAACACCATCGAGGGCAACCGCCGCTGGGCGCAGGCGCGCAGCAAGGTGTGGAAGACGCCGTGGTTCGACATCGGCGAGTTCGACCCCGTCATCTCCATGCACGGCTCCGACTCGCAGAGCCTGGACAACATGCTGGAGCTGCTGGTCGCCGGCGGCATGGAGCTGATCCAGGCGCTGCGCATCCTGGTACCGCCGGCCACGCAGTCGCTGGAGTTCAAGGACGCCGACCTCGCCGCGTTCTACGAGTTCTACGGCCTGAACACCGAACCGTGGGACGGGCCGGCCGGCATCGTCTCGATGGACGCGCGCTACGCCGCCTGCACGCTGGACCGCAACGGCCTGCGACCGGCGCGCTGGATGCTGACCAGCGACCGCCACTTCATCGTCGCCAGCGAAGCCGGCGTGTGGGAAGTGCCGGCCGAGCGCGTCACCCGCAAGGGCAAGCTGGGCCCGGGCGAGATGATGGCCATCGACCTGCGCCGCGGCGACCTGCTCGACAGCGAAGCGGTGGACCGCATCAATCGCGGTCGCGCCCCGTACAAGCAGTGGCTGCAGCAGGGCGTCACCTACCTGCAGACCGAGCTGATCGATCCGTCGCTGGTCGAGGAGCCGTTCGATGAGAAGACGCTGCGCGGCTACCACAAGCTGTTCCAGCTGACCTCGGAGGAAGTCGAAGGCGTACTGCGCCCGCTCGCCGAAACCGAGCAGGAAGCCACCGGCTCGATGGGCGACGACACGCCGATGGCCGTGTTGAGCCGGCAGACGCGGCCGCTGTACGACTACTTCCGCCAGGCGTTCGCGCAGGTCACCAATCCGCCGATCGATCCGCTGCGAGAAGACTGCGTGATGTCGCTGACCACCCAGCTGGGCCGGGAGACCAACATCTTCCACGCCGGCGCGGAGACGGTGAACCACGTCATCCTCAATTCCCCGGTGCTGAGCCAGCGCAAGCTGCGGCAGCTGCTGAAGATGCCGCAATACGTCGAGAAGAACCGCCTGATCGACCTGTCGTACTCACCCGAGGAAGGCCTGAAGGCCGGACTGGAACGGATCTGCCGCGAAGCCGAGCAGGCCGCGCGCGACGGCGACATCATGCTGCTGTTGTCGGACCGCTATCCGCAGCCTGGCAGGCCGATGGCGCATGCGCTGCTCGCCACCGGCGCGGTGCATCACCACCTCTGTCGCGTGGGTCTGCGCTGCGATGCCAACCTGATCGTCGAAACCGGCACCGCGCGCGATCCGCACCACATGGCCTGCCTGATCGGCGTGGGTGCCACCGCGGTCTATCCGTACCTGGCCTACCAGACGCTGTTCGACCTGGGCCGACGCGGCATCCTGCAGATCAAGAAGGGCGGCGAGCAGGCGCAGATCGGCCGCAGCTACCGCAAGGGCGTCTACAAGGGCCTGTCCAAGATCATCTCGAAGATGGGCATCTGCACGATCAGCAGCTATCGCGGCGCGCAGCTGTTCGAGATCGTCGGCCTGGATCCGGACGTGGTGGACCTGTGCTTCGCCGAAACGCCTTCGCGCATCGGCGGCGTCGGCTTCGAGCGGCTCGACCTGGAAGCGCGCCAGCTCGACGCGCGCGCGTGGAACGACCGCGAATCGCCCGAGGTCGGCGGCCTGTTGAAGTACGTGCACGGTGGCGAATACCACATGTACAACCCGGATGTGGTGATGACGCTGCAACGTGCCACGCGCACCGGCGACGCCCGCGACTGGCAGGCGTATGCGGATGCGGTGAACACGCGTCCGCCCTCCGCGCTGCGCGACCTGCTGCAGCTGAAGAAGGCCGATACGGCGACGCCGATGGACGAGGTCGCCGGTGCGTCCGACCTGCTGCGCCGGTTCGACACCGCAGCGATCAGTCTCGGTGCGCTGTCGCCGGAAGCGCACGAAGCGTTGGCCATCGCGATGAACCGCCTGGGCGGCCGCAGCAACTCCGGCGAAGGCGGCGAAGATCCCGCCCGCTACGGCACCGAGAAGCGCAGCAAGATCAAGCAGGTCGCGTCCGGCCGCTTCGGCGTGACCCCGGAATACCTGGTCAATGCCGAAGTGCTGCAGATCAAGGTCGCGCAGGGCGCCAAGCCCGGCGAAGGAGGCCAGCTGCCCGGCCACAAGGTCAACGAACTGATCGCGCGGCTGCGCTACGCCCGGCCCGGCATCGGCCTGATCTCGCCGCCGCCGCACCACGACATCTATTCCATCGAAGACCTCGCGCAGCTGATCTACGACCTCAAGCAGGTCAACCCGACCGCGCTGGTGTCGGTGAAGCTGGTCAGCCATGCCGGCGTGGGCACCATCGCCGCGGGCGTGGTGAAGGCCGGCGCGGACCTGATCACCATCTCCGGCCACGACGGCGGCACCGGCGCCAGCCCGGTCAGTTCGATCCGCTACGCCGGCGTACCGTGGGAACTCGGCGTGGCCGAGGCGCATCACGCACTGGTGGTCAACCAGCTGCGCGACCGCACCGTGCTGCAGACCGACGGCGGCCTGAAGACCGGCCTGGACGTGGTGAAGGCGGCGCTGCTCGGTGCCGACAGCTTCGGCTTCGGCACCGGCCCGATGATCGTACTGGGCTGCAAGTACCTGCGCATCTGCCACCTCAACAACTGCGCCACCGGTGTAGCCACGCAGGACGAGCGCCTGCGCACGCAGTACTTCACCGGCCTGCCCGAGCGCGTGGAGAACTTCTTCCGCCTGCTCAGCGAAGAAGTGCGGCAGTGGCTGTCGTATCTGGGCGCGCGTTCGCTGGACGAGATCGTCGGCCGCACCGACCTGCTGCAACAGATCGAGGCGGCGCCGCGCGAGGGCGTGAACATCGACCTGTCGCGCCTGCTGAAGGGCGCGCAGGTCGACAACGGCAGCTGCGCGGCGCAGCGCCTGTATGAATCGCCGGACAGCCTGGCGACCCAGCTCGACGGCCTGCTGGCCGAGCCGATCCGCAGGAAGCGCGGCGGCGACCATCGCTTCCTGATCCACAACACCGACCGCAGCATCGGGACGCGCTTGTCCGGCACCATCGCCCGCGTGCATGGCAACCACGGCATGGCCGACGCGCCGATCACGCTCCGCTTCCGCGGTACCGCCGGACAGAGCTTCGGTGCGTTCAACGCCGGTGGCCTGCAGATGGAACTGGAAGGCGAAGCCAACGACTACGTGGGCAAGGGCATGGCCGGCGGCCGGCTGGTGGTGCGTCCGCCGCGCGGTGCGCGCTTCGAGGCACGCAACACGCCGATCATCGGCAACACCTGCCTGTACGGCGCGACGGGTGGCGAGCTGTTCGCCGCGGGACGCGCGGGCGAGCGCTTCGGCGTGCGCAACTCCGGCGCACTGGCCGTCATCGAAGGCGCCGGCGACCACTGCTGCGAGTACATGACCGACGGCATCGTGCTGGTGCTGGGCAAGGTGGGCCTGAACTTCGGTGCCGGCTTCACCGGCGGCCTGGCCTACGTGCTCGACCTGGACCGCGACTTCGTCGACCGCTACAACCACGAACTGATCGACATCCACCGCATCAGTCCCGAAGGCTTCGAGAGCCACCGCCAGCATCTGCACACCCTGGTCAGCCGCCACCGCGAACTGACCGGCAGCATCTGGGCGCAGCAGATCCTCGACGAGTTCCGCGACTACGTGGGCAAGTTCTGGCTGGTGAAGCCGAAGGCCGCGAGCATCGATTCGCTGACCGAGACTCTGCGGAGGGCTGCGTGA
- a CDS encoding I78 family peptidase inhibitor, with product MIRTAIPALLLTLSLAACSAPESDEQTAAAEQSQAAASEAAEPAPAQPAPTELAGTCDDTQAQWIIGKTPTDQEIEQAKTDSKSEAVRALKPGDAATMDFNPNRLNIILDDKGAATSVNCG from the coding sequence ATGATCCGAACGGCGATCCCCGCCCTGCTGCTGACCCTCTCGCTGGCCGCGTGCAGCGCGCCCGAATCCGACGAGCAGACCGCCGCCGCCGAGCAGTCCCAGGCCGCCGCCAGCGAAGCCGCGGAGCCGGCGCCCGCGCAACCTGCACCCACGGAACTCGCCGGCACCTGCGACGACACCCAGGCGCAGTGGATCATCGGCAAGACGCCGACCGACCAGGAGATCGAGCAGGCCAAGACCGACAGCAAGTCGGAGGCCGTGCGCGCGCTCAAGCCCGGCGATGCCGCGACGATGGACTTCAACCCGAACCGCCTGAACATCATCCTCGACGACAAGGGCGCGGCGACCTCGGTCAACTGCGGCTGA
- a CDS encoding carboxypeptidase-like regulatory domain-containing protein: MNAMSLSLLLAGLLTLAVVMAWLRLALWRHGAPHDRRGSPTRFALLCLLQPVVALLLYVTLLPPRQTTTTGTLVVMTAQADRVALPASLDGQPRVALPEAPAGLDAERVPDLGTALRRRPEVRALYIVGAGLEPRDRDAVDGRALAFSAAPLPRGIVQLSPIAPVATGAGFVASGRVHGIPQATVVLRDPAGQRVDATTVDAQGGFRLDGLSRLSGPAQFRIEVLDAKRAVIDTATVPVWTQPASAPRVWALAGAPNAEWKYLRRWAADAGIPLHLQISLGGGLQLGDAPLPMTADTLRRFDLVLLDARSAAALGDGQRAALVAAVRDGLGVLVRADGALAPGVQRMLGLALTGRDDAEFQLPRPAPDDDAWRARRGAGTADAPVDADAIPAGLSTLTRQALRTTSPDAIPLLRAADGTAVAWWRAEGRGRIGAWTPTDTYTLALTGHADTHAVLWSQALGTLSRTGTEMALSAPDDARVPQRVALCALAGGAQVSAPDGTVTRLQRDPATGAAGCGGFWPRMAGWHQLTLGDATAPFHVRAADDAPQLHAMAVREHTRQLASRAPSSVAASSRTEGARGPAWPWFLGWLFASGLLWWLERRRPAAG; the protein is encoded by the coding sequence ATGAACGCCATGTCCCTGTCGCTGCTGCTGGCCGGTCTGCTGACGCTGGCCGTCGTGATGGCGTGGCTGCGCCTCGCGTTGTGGCGTCACGGCGCACCGCATGACCGTCGCGGTTCGCCGACGCGCTTCGCGTTGCTGTGCCTGCTGCAACCCGTGGTCGCGCTGCTGCTCTACGTCACCCTGCTGCCGCCACGACAGACCACGACCACCGGCACGCTGGTGGTGATGACCGCACAGGCGGATCGCGTCGCTCTGCCCGCATCGCTGGACGGCCAGCCGCGCGTCGCGCTGCCGGAAGCACCGGCCGGTCTCGACGCCGAACGCGTCCCCGACCTCGGCACCGCACTGCGCCGTCGTCCGGAGGTCCGTGCGCTGTACATCGTCGGCGCCGGCCTGGAGCCGCGCGACCGCGATGCGGTGGATGGACGCGCACTGGCCTTCTCCGCGGCGCCGTTGCCGCGCGGCATCGTGCAGCTCTCACCCATCGCACCGGTCGCGACGGGCGCCGGCTTCGTCGCCAGCGGCCGCGTGCACGGCATTCCGCAGGCGACGGTGGTCCTGCGCGATCCGGCCGGCCAGCGGGTCGATGCGACGACGGTCGATGCGCAGGGGGGCTTTCGCCTCGACGGGCTGAGCCGTTTGTCGGGGCCAGCGCAGTTCCGCATCGAGGTGTTGGATGCGAAGCGTGCGGTCATCGACACCGCCACCGTGCCGGTATGGACCCAGCCCGCCTCGGCGCCGCGCGTCTGGGCCTTGGCCGGCGCACCGAACGCGGAATGGAAGTACCTGCGCCGCTGGGCCGCCGACGCCGGCATTCCGCTGCATCTGCAGATCAGCCTGGGCGGCGGCCTGCAGCTGGGCGATGCGCCGCTGCCGATGACGGCCGACACGCTGCGCCGCTTCGACCTGGTGCTGCTGGACGCGCGCAGCGCCGCCGCGCTCGGTGACGGACAACGTGCAGCCCTCGTGGCGGCGGTCCGTGACGGCCTCGGCGTGCTGGTGCGTGCCGATGGCGCACTGGCACCAGGCGTGCAACGCATGCTCGGCCTGGCGCTGACCGGCCGCGATGACGCGGAATTCCAGCTGCCGCGTCCTGCGCCCGACGACGACGCCTGGCGCGCTCGCCGCGGCGCCGGCACGGCGGACGCACCGGTCGATGCCGATGCGATACCGGCCGGCCTGTCGACGCTGACGCGACAGGCGCTGCGCACGACATCGCCGGACGCGATCCCGCTGCTGCGCGCGGCCGACGGCACGGCGGTCGCGTGGTGGCGTGCGGAAGGGCGCGGCCGCATCGGCGCGTGGACGCCGACCGACACCTACACCCTGGCCCTGACCGGCCATGCCGATACGCATGCCGTGCTGTGGTCTCAGGCGCTGGGAACGCTGTCCCGGACGGGCACAGAGATGGCGCTGTCGGCACCTGACGACGCCCGCGTCCCGCAGCGCGTGGCGCTGTGCGCTCTCGCCGGCGGCGCGCAGGTGAGCGCACCGGATGGCACTGTCACCCGCCTGCAGCGCGACCCGGCCACCGGCGCCGCGGGCTGTGGCGGCTTCTGGCCACGCATGGCCGGCTGGCACCAGCTGACCCTGGGCGATGCGACCGCACCGTTCCACGTGCGCGCGGCGGACGATGCACCCCAGCTGCATGCGATGGCGGTACGCGAACACACACGGCAACTGGCATCGCGCGCGCCGTCCAGCGTCGCGGCCTCGTCGAGAACGGAAGGCGCTCGCGGGCCGGCATGGCCCTGGTTCCTCGGCTGGCTGTTCGCAAGCGGCCTGCTTTGGTGGCTGGAGCGGCGGCGTCCCGCGGCGGGCTGA
- a CDS encoding BatA domain-containing protein has protein sequence MSLSLLLPAGLAALAALLLPLLLHLARRHEQTPTDFAALRWLRQKPKPRHRIRFDEWPLLLVRLLLLTLLALWLAKPVLSGADDTRPWIIAIPGVDVAGVRRQAPDAEARLHWLAPGFPSLEQAAPAGTPAIGSLLRQLDAELPPGAPLTVIVPATLQGADAERPLLSRAVTWTVVEGAMAAPPAFVSPPPTLAVRHTAGNDTGLRYLRAAALAWQPASSTSSSLQVGTADEPLPATTMPLVWLVPGPVPATVVQWIVSGGTLLLANDSALDGFTADTTPWRDADGAALVEAARRGKGRVLRFTRPLRADAMPELVEADFPQHLRALFHAPGAAPTRVLATDYAPATGGATYPVAPRDLQPWLALLIVLLVLVERWMATRRIRGVAP, from the coding sequence ATGAGCCTGTCACTGCTGCTGCCCGCCGGACTGGCCGCGCTCGCCGCGTTGCTGCTGCCATTGCTCCTGCACCTGGCGCGCCGCCACGAACAGACGCCGACCGACTTCGCTGCGCTGCGCTGGCTGCGGCAGAAACCCAAGCCCCGCCACCGCATCCGCTTCGACGAATGGCCGCTGCTGCTGGTGCGCCTGCTGCTGCTGACACTGCTGGCGCTGTGGTTGGCCAAGCCCGTGCTGTCCGGCGCGGACGACACGCGTCCATGGATCATAGCTATCCCTGGCGTGGACGTTGCGGGCGTGCGCAGGCAGGCACCCGATGCCGAGGCCCGCCTGCACTGGTTGGCGCCCGGCTTTCCTTCGCTGGAGCAAGCCGCACCCGCCGGCACGCCCGCCATCGGCAGCCTGTTGCGCCAACTGGATGCAGAGCTGCCGCCGGGGGCGCCGCTGACCGTCATCGTGCCGGCGACGCTGCAAGGCGCGGACGCGGAACGCCCGCTGCTGTCGCGCGCAGTGACCTGGACCGTGGTCGAGGGCGCAATGGCGGCACCCCCCGCGTTCGTCTCGCCGCCGCCCACGCTCGCGGTGCGCCACACGGCAGGCAACGACACGGGGCTGCGCTATCTGCGCGCCGCTGCGCTGGCCTGGCAACCCGCGTCCTCGACGTCGTCGTCGCTGCAGGTCGGAACGGCTGACGAACCCCTGCCTGCCACCACGATGCCGCTGGTCTGGCTGGTACCCGGCCCGGTGCCGGCAACCGTCGTGCAGTGGATCGTGTCCGGCGGCACGTTGCTGCTGGCGAACGACAGCGCGCTCGACGGTTTCACCGCCGACACGACGCCGTGGCGCGATGCCGATGGCGCCGCGCTGGTCGAAGCGGCCAGACGCGGCAAGGGCCGCGTGCTGCGCTTCACCCGTCCGCTGCGGGCGGATGCGATGCCTGAACTGGTCGAGGCCGACTTCCCGCAACACCTGCGCGCGTTGTTCCATGCGCCTGGCGCTGCCCCAACTCGCGTGCTGGCGACCGACTACGCGCCGGCGACCGGGGGCGCGACGTATCCGGTCGCACCGCGCGACCTGCAGCCATGGCTGGCGCTGCTGATCGTCCTGCTGGTGCTGGTGGAGCGCTGGATGGCGACGCGCCGCATACGAGGCGTGGCGCCATGA